The following nucleotide sequence is from Bacillota bacterium.
TAAAATAGGTGATGAAATTAAAGCTAAAGTTACGAAAATCAGTCACGGAGACAATAACAATATATTACTATTATCTCGTCTTGATCTAGAAAAAATCGCAATTCGTGATAAATATAAAGATGAACTTTTGATCAATTCAAATGTTTTGGCTAAAGTAAAAAGATTAAATCCTGGTGGAATTGAACTTGATTATCATTCGATTGAACTTTTTTTACCGAATTCTTTAATTGATATATCCGAATTAAATGCAGAACAAAAACAAGCTTTAGTTGGTCAAGATTTATTAGTTAAAATCATTGAAATCCGTAAAGAACGCGGAAAAGATAAATTTATTGTCAATAGAAAGCAACTTTTATTTGATGATTTGAAAGCTCAAGAAAAAACAGAACTTAAAGCTTTGGTTGTAGGAGAAGTTGTAAAAGGTATTGTATCAAACATTACTGATTTTGGTGCCTTTGTTAAATTAAGCGATCACCTTGAAGGATTAATTCATATAAGCGAGTTATCTCAATATCATATCAAACATGTTACTGATGTTTTATCTATTGGAGATGAAGTAACCGCTAAATTAATTAAAATTTCAGGAAAAAGAGTAAGTCTTTCCATGAAAGCACTTCAAGAAAACCCTTGGAATGTATTTCTAGAAAAATATAAAGTTGGCGATAAAGTAACGGGAACAGTTGTTAAAAAAATGCAATTTGGAAT
It contains:
- a CDS encoding S1 RNA-binding domain-containing protein, with amino-acid sequence MEINIPKVGDILTGTVVRVTQEEVLVDVGYMFEGTIYKNHLTSKKIADANELFKIGDEIKAKVTKISHGDNNNILLLSRLDLEKIAIRDKYKDELLINSNVLAKVKRLNPGGIELDYHSIELFLPNSLIDISELNAEQKQALVGQDLLVKIIEIRKERGKDKFIVNRKQLLFDDLKAQEKTELKALVVGEVVKGIVSNITDFGAFVKLSDHLEGLIHISELSQYHIKHVTDVLSIGDEVTAKLIKISGKRVSLSMKALQENPWNVFLEKYKVGDKVTGTVVKKMQFGMLLEIEREISGLLNRFDYSWDPQDNLAGKVEVGSLIEVEITSINPAKQQFTLSKKHLQYNPWADLKLKVGELVSATVKSFVEKGAIVEIAEVEGFLPIGEIQDDRVNRMEDVLKIGDVLTVEVLSFFAKEWKLVVSLKRVQEKKNRKEYETQLKENVSS